The Humulus lupulus chromosome 3, drHumLupu1.1, whole genome shotgun sequence genome window below encodes:
- the LOC133822114 gene encoding uncharacterized protein LOC133822114, whose protein sequence is MTVLKRYVLRLFMSLKYITANVVDRNNGRIIATASTVEHSIKNSLECGRSCNAKAATVVGEVLAMRLRVEGLDQGQGRGIHVDVNKEVEKKGFKNRTKVWAIVNALKNNGIKLVLEDNVKEENPSHPSF, encoded by the coding sequence ATGACAGTTTTGAAACGTTACGTGCTGCGGTTGTTCATGTCGTTGAAATACATCACAGCAAATGTAGTTGACAGAAACAATGGGCGGATCATTGCGACGGCATCAACGGTCGAACATTCAATCAAGAACTCGCTTGAGTGCGGTCGTTCTTGCAATGCAAAGGCTGCCACAGTTGTGGGGGAGGTGTTGGCTATGCGGCTGAGGGTGGAAGGCCTTGACCAGGGACAAGGAAGAGGGATTCATGTTGATGTAAATAAGGAGGTTGAgaagaaaggtttcaagaatcgtACCAAAGTTTGGGCTATTGTTAATGCACTTAAAAACAATGGTATCAAACTCGTTCTGGAAGATAATGTTAAAGAAGAAAATCCATCCCACCCAAGTTTCTAA